A stretch of the Planktothricoides raciborskii GIHE-MW2 genome encodes the following:
- a CDS encoding IS1 family transposase, giving the protein MNCPRCGSKNVVKNGYTSSGKQNFKCKHCSRHFVLETRHQPISP; this is encoded by the coding sequence ATGAATTGTCCCCGATGCGGTTCTAAAAATGTTGTGAAAAATGGCTACACTTCCAGCGGGAAGCAAAACTTTAAATGCAAGCACTGTAGTAGGCATTTTGTGCTTGAAACTAGACACCAACCTATATCGCCATAA
- a CDS encoding ammonium transporter — MKNIKRMAVLFFLSILGVLLVNQVGYAATNDLSAVLEVQKYYRSLHILIMALVGFGFLMNFIKTYGRSAATATYLLVSIGIPLYMFINGFGIFGEAHTLEIDKFIFSEFATVSLLICAGAVLGRLKMPQYLLLGLLFIPPYMVNEWIVLGGGLGLIPQGSFVDTGGSIVIHAFGAFFGLGVLFTMTTKKEFDHAMPEDNVSEIFALLGSMVLWVFWPSFCAALVPEAQIPMVVLNVVMALCGATLSTYIATVLLRHKISVIDIANATLAGGVAIGSVCDHATNQTALMIGIFAGILSVVGFAVIQPKLEELLQKKDTCGVMYLHGLPGLFGGLSAMFVVSGMNVMAQIIGIFVSLAIALIAGFVSGKILVLSGRRIEPYIDEEELIEADS; from the coding sequence ATGAAGAATATAAAACGTATGGCAGTTTTATTCTTCTTGTCGATCTTAGGAGTCCTCTTAGTTAATCAAGTCGGATATGCCGCTACCAATGACCTATCCGCCGTCCTTGAGGTACAAAAATATTATCGATCGCTGCATATTTTGATTATGGCGTTGGTCGGGTTTGGCTTTTTAATGAACTTCATTAAAACCTACGGACGATCTGCCGCTACCGCCACTTATTTATTAGTCAGTATTGGCATTCCCCTTTATATGTTTATTAATGGGTTTGGCATATTTGGGGAAGCGCATACCCTAGAAATCGATAAGTTTATTTTTTCTGAATTTGCTACGGTGAGTCTGTTGATTTGTGCTGGGGCAGTGTTGGGGCGGTTAAAAATGCCACAATATTTATTATTGGGCTTACTATTTATCCCTCCCTATATGGTGAATGAATGGATCGTGTTAGGTGGGGGTTTGGGTCTAATTCCTCAAGGCAGTTTTGTGGATACGGGCGGTTCAATTGTGATCCATGCTTTCGGCGCATTTTTTGGCCTGGGTGTGTTGTTTACTATGACCACCAAAAAAGAATTCGATCATGCCATGCCGGAAGATAATGTGAGTGAAATCTTCGCTTTGTTAGGCAGTATGGTGTTATGGGTTTTTTGGCCGAGTTTTTGTGCGGCTTTAGTCCCCGAAGCACAAATCCCAATGGTGGTTTTGAATGTGGTCATGGCCCTTTGTGGGGCAACTTTATCCACTTATATTGCCACCGTTTTGTTACGCCATAAAATCTCCGTGATTGATATTGCTAATGCTACTTTAGCTGGCGGTGTGGCGATCGGTTCGGTGTGCGATCATGCGACAAATCAAACTGCTTTGATGATTGGAATTTTCGCCGGTATTTTATCTGTAGTTGGCTTTGCCGTGATTCAACCGAAATTAGAAGAATTGTTGCAAAAGAAAGATACTTGTGGGGTGATGTATTTACATGGTTTGCCCGGTTTATTTGGCGGATTGTCGGCCATGTTTGTGGTATCAGGCATGAATGTGATGGCGCAAATTATCGGGATTTTTGTTTCCTTGGCGATCGCCTTAATTGCGGGTTTTGTTTCTGGCAAGATTCTGGTGCTTTCCGGTCGTCGCATTGAACCCTATATCGATGAAGAAGAATTAATCGAAGCCGATTCTTAG
- a CDS encoding 1-acyl-sn-glycerol-3-phosphate acyltransferase, which produces MPNIEQVQPPLEFIAPKFNLSVFKVVTPLLPGWRKFQTPIANIQGENLETLAQLYQQFQQGKIRFLIAFRHPSTHDPFAIAELLWHLVPQAAKQQNISFNAPIHSHFIYDRGIPLWAGSQVGWLFSQLGGIPIHRGKLDRQGLKTARELFANGEFPIAASPEGGTNGHNEIISPLEPGIALMGFWCVEDLLKANRNEQVWILPLGIKYHYLQDNWSAVAELLTEMEADCGITDLTPPSPPTAATLYPRLIRVGNRLLSLMENFYQRFYHQDLPTSENDELPTRLKAILDVALNVAEKYFDVQPKGGLIDRCRRLEQAGWDCIYREDIPDVESLCPIERSLADRIAEEANLRMWHMRLVESFVAVTGRYVKENPSFERFAETTLLVWATMNRIKGQKINKRPNLGKQKVQMTVGEPISVSERWDVYQTSRRGAVANLTADLQTALERMI; this is translated from the coding sequence ATGCCTAACATCGAGCAAGTTCAACCGCCGCTAGAATTTATTGCCCCAAAGTTCAATCTGTCGGTCTTCAAAGTTGTAACACCTTTATTGCCTGGATGGCGGAAATTTCAGACCCCGATCGCGAATATCCAAGGGGAAAATCTAGAAACTTTGGCACAGCTTTATCAACAATTTCAACAAGGTAAGATTCGTTTTTTAATCGCCTTTCGGCATCCGAGTACCCATGACCCATTTGCGATCGCCGAACTACTCTGGCACCTTGTCCCCCAAGCCGCCAAACAACAAAACATCTCCTTCAATGCCCCGATTCATTCCCACTTTATCTATGACCGAGGGATTCCCTTGTGGGCTGGATCTCAAGTGGGCTGGCTGTTTTCTCAACTCGGTGGCATTCCCATTCATCGGGGCAAACTGGATCGACAGGGATTAAAAACTGCCAGAGAACTCTTTGCCAATGGAGAATTTCCCATCGCCGCCTCTCCCGAAGGAGGCACCAACGGTCACAATGAAATTATCAGTCCCCTAGAACCGGGAATTGCTCTTATGGGATTTTGGTGTGTAGAAGACTTACTCAAAGCCAACCGCAATGAACAAGTCTGGATTCTGCCCCTGGGGATTAAATATCACTACCTCCAAGACAACTGGTCAGCGGTGGCAGAACTCTTAACGGAAATGGAAGCGGATTGTGGCATTACTGATTTGACTCCGCCCTCACCGCCAACTGCCGCCACCCTATACCCTCGTCTAATTCGCGTGGGCAATCGATTACTCTCGCTAATGGAAAACTTTTACCAACGCTTCTATCATCAAGATTTACCGACCAGTGAAAATGACGAATTGCCCACACGACTGAAAGCCATTTTAGATGTGGCCTTAAATGTGGCAGAAAAATATTTTGATGTCCAGCCCAAAGGGGGCTTAATTGACCGATGCCGTCGCCTGGAACAAGCGGGGTGGGATTGCATCTATCGGGAAGACATTCCTGATGTAGAGAGTCTGTGTCCCATTGAGCGATCGCTTGCCGATCGCATCGCTGAAGAAGCGAATCTGCGGATGTGGCATATGCGCTTAGTGGAAAGTTTTGTGGCGGTGACAGGTCGCTATGTCAAAGAAAACCCTTCATTTGAGCGCTTTGCCGAAACCACTTTACTGGTTTGGGCAACCATGAATCGCATTAAAGGACAAAAAATCAACAAACGTCCCAACCTGGGCAAACAAAAAGTTCAAATGACTGTAGGGGAACCGATTTCGGTTTCCGAACGTTGGGATGTTTATCAAACCAGTCGCCGAGGGGCGGTGGCTAATCTGACCGCTGATTTACAGACGGCCTTGGAACGGATGATTTAA
- a CDS encoding SBBP repeat-containing protein yields MFTTDFTTEISPEISPEINGGKISRTPLGIAHQIVPDTITAILQPTSQELTAISGLPSVDPSIEPLPENPATDATDPVTGEGLNLQALPLSFIANQGQFDPTVHSVVKGAKQAIAFTPDKILFNSADQWQSEKLPNLVQLTFPGANKNTQIDFLDSLPGVSNFIKGENPENWVTNVPNYAGLIYQELYNGIDLKYSGLDSELKSDFIVQPGADPSQIWLQYSGVENISIREDGALVLMTPFGELVENAPIVYQEINGEKIYIPAQYILTENHTVRFEISEYNPNYTLVIDPTIQYSSYIGGSLRDSVSDIVVNRAGNIIVTGSTNSTDFPTQFSFQNRFGGGAFDGDAFVTKLSVDGSAVVFSTFLGGSGNETAKSIAVDNAGDIYIGGVTTSGNFPVLNAFQRSSADGIAPEFGGDAFVTKLSEDGSRLIYSTYLGGTGVENVGGIAVDNTGSVSVIGTTRSADFPGQNALDNQRDGDEDAFITKFSVDGTRLIFSTYLGGSDREFGEAIVTDNGGNIYVTGATESENLPVVAAVQSTLGGQSDAFVGKFDPNGNAIFLTYLGGGDVDQGLAIAIDQSRSVYVTGKTGLSNIGQPFAASEPPNPQSARNFPLVNPFQITFFGGYDDAFVTKLSERGDALLYSTYLGGNGTDLGQAIAVDNQNNVYLTGTTNSSDFPRLNALQPTFGGNRDAFVLKLAPDGKTLRYSSYIGGGDIDSGQAIALDLNNNVYLAGFTNSTDFPTQQPFQGTLRGVGDGFIVKIPPETGPVPNQFESYTQFVLKENLSLLSLFYDENYYLTNNPDVAQAVAAGVYPNGLQHYLLHGQSERRNPSKLFNENLYLAQNPDVAQVVAAGGLRSGFEHFNRFGFAEGRDRRLVLFDQVFYLATNPDVAAAVAGGAFKSAYEHYITAGQFERRNPNRFFDDRFYVESNPDVAQALAAGAINSGFEHFAFAGETQRRQVSPGYDESFYLADNPDVAAVVAAGGLRSGFEHYIRFGFQEGRPGIG; encoded by the coding sequence TTGTTTACAACTGATTTCACCACAGAAATCAGCCCTGAAATCAGCCCTGAAATCAACGGTGGCAAGATTTCCCGAACTCCGTTAGGAATTGCCCACCAAATTGTCCCAGACACGATTACCGCGATACTGCAACCAACGAGTCAGGAATTGACCGCTATTTCCGGTTTGCCTTCCGTTGACCCGTCAATCGAACCTCTGCCGGAAAATCCGGCAACCGACGCTACAGATCCCGTGACTGGGGAAGGGTTAAACCTCCAAGCGCTACCATTAAGTTTTATTGCTAACCAGGGACAATTCGATCCCACGGTGCATTCGGTGGTCAAAGGAGCAAAACAGGCGATCGCTTTTACTCCCGATAAAATATTATTTAATTCTGCGGATCAATGGCAGTCTGAAAAGCTGCCTAACTTAGTCCAATTAACTTTTCCTGGAGCGAATAAAAATACCCAGATTGACTTTCTAGATTCCCTGCCGGGAGTCAGCAATTTTATCAAAGGCGAAAACCCGGAAAACTGGGTGACGAATGTGCCAAATTATGCCGGATTAATTTATCAAGAACTATACAACGGCATCGATTTAAAATATAGCGGCTTAGACAGTGAACTCAAGAGTGACTTTATTGTGCAACCGGGGGCAGACCCCAGTCAAATTTGGCTGCAATATTCTGGCGTAGAAAATATCAGCATACGGGAAGATGGGGCACTGGTATTAATGACCCCCTTTGGGGAATTAGTGGAAAATGCCCCGATTGTTTACCAAGAAATTAATGGGGAAAAAATTTATATTCCCGCCCAATATATTTTAACCGAAAACCATACCGTTAGATTTGAGATTAGCGAATATAATCCCAACTACACCCTAGTAATTGACCCGACAATTCAATATTCTAGTTATATTGGCGGCAGTCTCCGGGATTCTGTGAGCGATATTGTGGTTAATCGAGCGGGCAATATTATCGTTACAGGTTCGACAAATTCTACGGACTTTCCCACCCAATTTAGCTTCCAAAATCGCTTTGGTGGTGGGGCTTTTGATGGGGATGCTTTTGTCACCAAACTATCTGTAGATGGTTCAGCGGTTGTCTTTTCTACTTTCCTCGGTGGCAGTGGGAATGAAACGGCAAAAAGCATTGCGGTGGATAATGCAGGAGATATTTATATTGGTGGAGTCACGACTTCAGGAAATTTCCCGGTTTTGAATGCTTTTCAAAGAAGTTCTGCGGATGGGATTGCCCCTGAGTTTGGGGGCGATGCTTTTGTCACCAAACTATCAGAAGATGGCAGTCGCTTAATTTATTCTACTTATTTAGGCGGAACCGGGGTGGAAAATGTGGGCGGAATTGCCGTGGATAATACCGGCAGTGTCTCGGTAATTGGCACAACCAGATCCGCAGATTTCCCGGGGCAAAATGCCCTTGATAATCAAAGAGATGGGGATGAAGATGCTTTTATTACCAAGTTTTCTGTGGATGGCACCCGGTTAATTTTTTCTACCTATTTAGGGGGTAGCGATCGCGAATTTGGCGAAGCCATTGTGACAGATAATGGCGGCAATATATATGTGACTGGGGCGACAGAATCCGAAAATTTGCCGGTAGTTGCTGCGGTGCAAAGTACCTTGGGCGGACAGTCTGATGCGTTTGTGGGTAAGTTTGACCCCAATGGAAATGCGATTTTTTTGACCTACTTAGGTGGGGGAGATGTGGATCAAGGATTAGCGATCGCCATTGACCAAAGTCGCAGTGTTTATGTCACCGGAAAAACGGGGTTATCAAACATTGGGCAACCCTTTGCTGCTTCCGAACCCCCCAACCCCCAAAGTGCCAGAAATTTTCCCTTGGTAAATCCATTTCAAATTACATTTTTTGGCGGATATGATGATGCGTTTGTCACTAAGTTAAGTGAAAGGGGCGATGCTTTATTATATTCCACTTATTTAGGCGGCAATGGTACGGATTTAGGGCAGGCGATCGCGGTGGATAATCAAAATAATGTTTATCTGACTGGAACGACAAATTCTAGTGATTTTCCCCGATTGAATGCCTTGCAACCCACCTTTGGGGGCAACCGGGATGCGTTTGTCTTGAAGTTAGCCCCGGACGGGAAAACTTTACGCTATTCCAGTTATATTGGTGGCGGAGATATTGACTCTGGACAGGCGATCGCGCTGGATTTAAATAACAATGTTTATCTCGCGGGATTTACCAACTCTACCGACTTCCCCACCCAGCAACCTTTTCAAGGAACTTTACGGGGAGTTGGCGACGGATTTATCGTCAAAATTCCCCCAGAAACCGGCCCAGTTCCCAATCAATTTGAAAGTTACACTCAATTTGTCCTCAAGGAAAACCTAAGTTTATTATCCTTGTTCTACGATGAAAATTATTATCTCACCAATAATCCCGATGTTGCCCAAGCCGTTGCCGCAGGAGTTTATCCCAACGGATTACAACATTATTTATTGCACGGTCAGTCAGAACGCCGCAACCCCAGTAAATTATTTAACGAAAATCTCTATTTAGCCCAAAATCCTGATGTCGCCCAAGTGGTTGCGGCGGGTGGTTTAAGAAGTGGATTTGAGCATTTTAATCGCTTTGGGTTCGCGGAAGGGCGCGATCGCCGTTTAGTGCTCTTCGATCAGGTGTTTTATTTGGCTACCAACCCAGATGTTGCTGCCGCTGTAGCCGGTGGTGCATTCAAAAGTGCTTATGAACATTACATCACTGCGGGACAATTTGAACGGCGCAATCCTAATCGTTTCTTTGATGACCGATTCTATGTGGAATCTAACCCAGATGTAGCCCAAGCTTTAGCTGCTGGTGCGATTAATAGTGGGTTTGAACATTTTGCCTTTGCTGGGGAAACACAACGACGGCAAGTTAGTCCTGGATATGACGAATCTTTCTATTTAGCGGATAACCCAGATGTGGCAGCAGTGGTGGCTGCCGGTGGTTTACGCAGTGGCTTTGAACATTATATTCGCTTTGGCTTCCAAGAAGGTCGTCCGGGAATTGGTTAA